The Fibrobacter succinogenes genome includes the window TTGATACCGTAAATATCGCATTGTTCCTGCACCACTTCGTTGAGCACTTGGGCATCTTTCATCGGGCTGATGGTGAGTGTGGTGGTGAAGTAATCGCAGCCCAGTTCTTTCGCGAGTTTTGCTGATTCGGCAAGTCGCAGTTCAAAGCATTTGCGGCAACGCTTGCCACCTTCGGGTTCTTGCTCAAGACCGCGGGCGATGTCGTAAAATTTTTTCGGATCGTAATCGCCTTCGATAAGCGTGACCGGATACTTTGTCTTAAATTCGGCGACAAAACGTTTAATCTCGTTTACGCGGTGTTGGTATTCTTCGGCGGGCGCGATGTTTGGATTGTAATAGAACAAAGTAATTTTGAAATATTGGGAAAGGTATTCGATGGTGTAGCTGCTGCACGGTGCGCAACAGGCATGCAACAAAAGCGTCGGCACTTCG containing:
- a CDS encoding epoxyqueuosine reductase QueH; amino-acid sequence: MEMTAPKHNYQVDLDRIIRRLEKTGEVPTLLLHACCAPCSSYTIEYLSQYFKITLFYYNPNIAPAEEYQHRVNEIKRFVAEFKTKYPVTLIEGDYDPKKFYDIARGLEQEPEGGKRCRKCFELRLAESAKLAKELGCDYFTTTLTISPMKDAQVLNEVVQEQCDIYGIKRLPSDFKKKGGYKRSIQLSHDYNLYRQNFCGCVYSMREAQEREARSKAELTEHSKT